Proteins encoded in a region of the Zea mays cultivar B73 chromosome 4, Zm-B73-REFERENCE-NAM-5.0, whole genome shotgun sequence genome:
- the LOC100278614 gene encoding BTB/POZ and MATH domain-containing protein 1 → MQSEAPISDYCVLQFDLEDSETKNIAIGHSISYDDISLGGHLWGINCYPRGDREEEKGEYFSLFLYLIGDSKGKGVNVIFHVFCLEREGEASAFSSFSDDKRLAKVFSSKCPEYPEGHRSHGWHKFMKRSVLESFFIVNGRVTLICTIMVLGAGTIPVPPSNISSDLGCLLKSNVGTDVSFILKGKMIQAHRAVLAARSPVFKAQLFGNMADATASSITLQDMEPATFEAMLAFMYTDEMPEDNELGGSPTQMVQHLLAAADRYALDRLKLMCARKLWDIISMDTFASTLACAYMHSCAELKSKCIGFFAVENNFKKIVFTAGFIWLVQEFPDLADELKETIGI, encoded by the coding sequence ATGCAATCGGAAGCGCCGATATCGGACTATTGTGTTCTCCAGTTCGACCTCGAAGATTCGGAGACAAAGAACATCGCCATCGGGCACTCTATCAGCTACGATGATATCTCCTTAGGGGGACACCTCTGGGGGATTAACTGCTACCCTCGTGGGGATAGGGAAGAGGAAAAGGGCGAGTACTTTTCCTTATTCCTCTACCTTATTGGCGACTCAAAAGGCAAAGGCGTCAATGTCATCTTCCATGTTTTTTGTCTGGAAAGAGAAGGCGAAGCATCTGCCTTCTCCAGTTTCTCCGATGATAAGAGGCTAGCCAAAGTGTTCTCAAGTAAATGCCCCGAATACCCTGAAGGCCACCGAAGCCATGGGTGGCATAAGTTTATGAAGCGAAGCGTTCTTGAGTCATTCTTTATAGTAAATGGTAGGGTGACGCTTATATGTACCATCATGGTTCTGGGTGCCGGCACCATTCCAGTGCCACCCTCCAACATAAGTTCTGATCTTGGTTGTCTGCTCAAATCCAATGTCGGTACAGATGTTTCATTCATTCTTAAAGGCAAGATGATCCAGGCTCACCGTGCTGTTCTCGCTGCCCGCTCGCCAGTCTTCAAAGCTCAGCTATTTGGCAACATGGCCGACGCCACAGCGTCATCCATCACACTGCAGGACATGGAGCCAGCAACTTTTGAAGCTATGCTTGCCTTCATGTACACAGATGAGATGCCTGAAGATAACGAGCTTGGAGGCTCTCCCACTCAAATGGTGCAGCATCTGCTTGCTGCGGCTGACCGCTATGCATTGGACAGACTGAAACTGATGTGTGCTCGGAAGCTATGGGACATTATTTCGATGGATACATTTGCTTCTACTCTAGCCTGCGCCTATATGCACAGCTGTGCAGAGCTGAAGAGCAAGTGCATTGGCTTCTTTGCCGTGGAGAATAATTTCAAGAAGATAGTGTTCACAGCTGGTTTCATATGGTTGGTGCAGGAATTTCCCGATCTTGCTGATGAGCTGAAAGAGACAATTGGGATATAG